Genomic segment of Pochonia chlamydosporia 170 chromosome 1, whole genome shotgun sequence:
GCCTGAAGGGTTGACTTACGCTCCTTGAAGGAGTTCATGGCGAGCACGCCAGAAAACATTCCTTGGTTGTATCCGTAGAGAACCCCACCGATACATGCGAAAGCAGCAATGGAAAAGACCCTGAAGTTCTTTAGCAGGGCACGAAACCCGCTATCTCCCATGAGGGCCTGACGGCGCTTCAGGGCCGCATCGTAAACGGCGGCGTGATCGCCTGCTGGAGCACCCATCGTGTTGACACACAGTGGATGAAGGTTTAAGAAGAATATTGGGGCTTGTTTGGTCACACTACTGTACTCTAGAAGGAATGGATCGTTTTAAATGCATCAAGGCATAATAAGGTATGTCTTATGTACTGCACAGGACTGTACAGTCCATCCTGACACGACTCGCCGTTTCCGTACCAATAGCCCCTCATCTTCTGTGTAAGAATCAGCCGTTGCCCCGCGAGAACAATAGATCGGAAGCTATGGCTAAATGGATAAATAGAGAAGGGACAGTTTGACGAAAATTCGAGACCATGGCTTGTCTGTAATAGCCCGGGCAGACGCTTGAATTCGAAAGGTCTAGCAGACTCAGCTCATATCCGATGCAGTCTAGAACTCGACACTTCCCTCGTCGCCATGGTAATCTCGGTTATGTTCCTAGCGCAGCCTTGCATAGACTTCGGTATGGAAGCCGGACGACTAGATCATATGGCTAGCGGCAGAGAGCGCGCGGTCTGATTTGGGAAGAATATTTCTGACGAATTGGTGGAGAGGTTTCCGATCTATCCGACTGCAAGGAAGCTTCCCCAGGCCGGGGCGATTTAATGCATGTCGCCGTTTAGGCTGAACTGGGTTCGTTCGTCCATCCATGGATGCATTACTGGGAATTCAATCTAGTAGTCTGCCTGAAATATTTTGACAAGTATCCCATTGGTCCGGATCGTGTTTAACAACCGAGCGCCAATGGATAACCGGTTTCAAAAGGATGGCCCCAGAGCGGGCTGGGTTCGTCCTCAATAGCTAAACGTCGGTTCAAGTAGGTTCTGGGGGTAGGAGTGCAGTGTCAGGGATGTGAATGGACGCGGCTATTAAATGAAGTTGATATGTTGGAGAATCCTGGGATTACTGACGCGGTGATTGAAAATAGTGGGTCCCATCCCATGATACCAGCAAATTTAACTTAGTCTCCGCATCAAACAGCTACTGCCTGTCGGCTGGGAACCTACGTCAACTAAGGAGCAGGGGTTCTCACCTTCATAATGTGTTGTATGCCACGTGAGATCGATCGGTGCACAGGCGCTAAGTAGGTATGGGCGGCCAAGCCAACTCTGGAAGGAGCCAGCGCCTAGTTATGCATAAGTCGATTCaaagaggttgaggttctGGACCCCACAGCcagctggccattttggcacCCGCGCTGTCACCCCTGCGGATTCTGCTCCTTCCGGGACAACGTATGGGGCCTGTGGAAAAAGGGAAGTTTTCGTCGAATTTAGCCTAATTGGTGTCCCCATAGCACTACAAGCCTATTAGCTAGGGTGCTGGTAATTTTCGCTTGTACTTGACCACTGAATTCCAGACCTCCTGCGTGCCCAGCCACATATTCTgtgtaaaaaaaaaaggtgGAGTCCTTCGGCCGCAACTGTTCCAAACAGAGCAAGTATCCTTAGTCGACTTCTCAGCCCTATAGTTGCATCACTAATAGCCGAAAGCGCGAGCATTCACAAGCCAATCAAGTTTTGGGGATGACGACCTCGCACACACGTCGCCTATGCTCTCTATCCGACTGTGCACGACTTTGTAGCTGGGGGCTGATACTTACCAGTACCTGCATGATGCAGGTGGGCTAGCGTTGGACACGATATCTGCTCCGGATATTGAAGACAACGGCAGAGGGCATTTGAGCTAAATTGCCACGCAAAATCATTAATGACCTCTCCTGTTTGCCTTTGTCACTGTGCCAAACTCCTCGTAATCGCATGAGGATGTGTAACGGCgtgctgcttcttgccagcCCAAAAATCCGACTTCAGACAATCCACACTCTGGAGTGCAGCTGTTGGAATTTGCGCACGCATTTTCTTCAGCCCGTGCGAAAAAAATTAATGATGTTGGTGTCACAGGTCAGTGCCTAGGCCTATGTGAATCTTCGTACTTCGGCGGTGCATCTGAACTAGCTGCAATCGAGTCAGCGCTAGTTTTCCGCCTGGACCTTGACAAGGCTCACAGAGCCCCAGGCCGGTGATATCTGACTGGGTGGATGTTCATCAAAATGGATGCGATTCGTTAACTCTGTTCGAGCTTTCTTTGCTCTTTCAAAGCATGCCTCTTTTCAAATGTCTCATTTTTCTGCCTCTTAGTCGCATTTTTGGGGCCAGTACCTTCCGAAATGTCTTCGAGTGAGAGTGGTATGTCCAAGGACCCTGCGGTCCCCCACCCTGTTGCTATTGCTATCGCCTGCTTCCTGGCCATTTCCATGTACAACGTTGTTgagctcatcttcatcatcattgttACGTTCAAGAAGCGTAATAGCCTTTATTTTTGGAGCTTTATGGTCGCTACGGTGGGCATAGCCATCCACGCAATCGGCTTCTTACTCCGGGACTTCCAAATTACCAAGAGTCGTTTCCTCTATGTCACATTCATGTCGCTTGGTTGGTATGCTATGGTGACAGGACAGTCTGTTGTGCTCTTTTCCCGGCTACACCTTGTCCTCTACAACCGAAACTGGCTTCGGGCTGTTCGGGTCTTGATCATTACCAATGCCATCGTCTGTCACATCCCCACTACAGTTATGACCTACGGCGCCTCCTCGAGCGACCCGGAGCCTTTCCTGGGAATATACTCCATCTATGAGAGAGTCCAAGTCACAATCTTTTTCTTCCAAGAGGTCGTGATTTCGGGGTTGTACGTCCATGAAGCGATGAAATTTCTACAGATCAGGGCCATCAGGGGCGAGAAAACGAACCACAACATGATGAGGCATCTTATAAGCTCCAACATTTTCGTCATCATGCTCGACGTCACTATCCTCGCCCTGGAATTTTCCAACCTTTACGACCTCCAGACAAGCTACAAGGGCGCCGCCTACAGCatgaagctcaagcttgAGTTCAGCGTACTGAACCGCCTAGTCAAGGTGGTCCAACCTCCAAGGTCCACTTACTGCAACCACACAAACGACCTTGACGGGACGATACAACTAGAGAGCGTGGACAGCCGCAACAAGATCGGTCGGAGCATCGCGGACAAGATGCAGAGTGGGTACGAAGCCCATGTCAAAGCTGGAGGAGCCAGATACTTTGGCGATTGCCCTGATCTCGACGTTCCAAAGAAGTCTCTGCTCAGGACGACCGAAATTTTTGTAACAGAGCACGGGAAGTCTATACCATGGCAGCGACCAACAAATGGCGCATAGTCAGAGATAACCGGAGAATCTCTAACCGTGATGAGAGGATATGCTGCCCAGGGCTCGTATTCATCGTCACGGACAAAGTTTGCCAGTGCTGAGTATTGATATTCACACTTAGTATTGATTCTGTACTAAGCCTTTGTGACGACTGTATTTGGTATGAAGTCATCCCTACAGTACGATGCTTAATGTAATTGCTATTTGCCTCTAAGTCTCCAAACATGCTTTATCGTAGGGTTGAATTGAGACCATAAAGCTTGCCCAAGGTTCACTGTGAATCTGTGATAGAACCCGCATGAGCTGTTTCTACTCCATGATAGACAAATAACTAAATATGAAGAAATGCAAGTGGCTGTGCTCGAATATGGTTCGGCTTGCGCTCTGGCCGCGCCTAGGCCCGTCGACAAGCGAGAATAACTCGGTCAAGCGGAGGAACTCAAGAGGTCCTCGAAGGCCCCTCTTCTAAATTCcgttttcctttccttctgTATTTTTTGGACACTCATACCGGTCgtagtcgcctagccagttgtcaatatactcgcttggaccgttacaaTACTATTGATGAAGGTCAAGTTTCTCCGTTGTGGCGCCCAATATATTCTAGAAGCGGCAGAAGCTGTACAGGATTAGACCCTCAACGGCTAAATGGCCACGATCAGATGGCTGGAAGCTATCACCTACATCATGCAGGTGGCAAAGGGATTTGACATCATTATCCGTTCAGCACGTTGGAGAAAACGGCAGGGGCCATTTAGGCCGGATTACCCCGCAAAAATCCCCAGCATTCTCCTCACCTTGATCCCTGTAGACGGCTTTGTAACAGCGCAGCTCTGCTTCCTGTACTGGTTGATCGGATCCAGGCCGAGCCTAACTTGAGACGCTTCAGGCCACCAGACGTTTGCCAGACCATTTGGCAGGGGCCGGCAGGGGCCGGCAGGGGCCGACAGGGGCCGCCGACCTGCCAGTAAAAGGTTAGTCTGCGGGGTTGAAAGGTACCAAACACTGTAGGGCTATCGGTATGCTCTGGTAAATGTAAGCGCCGGGTACCAGACATACAATCTCTACATACAATCTCTACATTGGGGTCTCCAGCTTTCGACTTAGCCGGCTCTAGCAACCAAGAGTTCTACAGAGTATTATGAGGAGAGTCTTCCATGGATACACTGCAAAGTATAAGAATTATTGTATCCCCAGCTTCACTTCATCACCGACGTCACATACTCCCAAGCTCAACTCTCAAGCCTTCTCGCAAACATGGTGAAAACCTACCTCATTTACTCCCTTTTTGCAGGGCTCCCGGCCCATGTCGCTGGAGCCAACGTAAAGCTATCCCAACCCGACTGTAGTCGAGACCCGCTCGGCAGCACCTCTGTCTGCGATACCTCTCTGAGCCCGGACCAGCGCGTTGCAAAGTTCATCAGCCGGTTCACCCTTCAGCAAAAGGTCGACAATCTGTTCTACCGAGCTCCAGGTGTTTCGAATCTAGGCCTTCCTGCGCACAGGTGGGGTTGCGAAGCCCTTCACGGCgtggctggtggtgaagttTTCTTCGAAGGTCGCAATGCAAACTTTTCCTCGGCAACTAGTTTTCCCATGCCAATTCTCACGGGAGCAGCCTTCGATGATGATCTCGTCCACCGCGTTGCGAGCGTTATTGGCAAGGAGGGCCGAGCTTTTGCCAATAGCGGACATTCTGGCTTCGACTTCTGGGCCCCTAACATCAACCCATTTAGAGATCCAAGATGGGGAAGAGGCATGGAGACACCCGGAGAAGATGCTTTCCGCGTTCAGAACTACGCATACAGCCTTATTACCGGTCTTCAGGGAGGTGTCAACCCCAAGGAGATGCAGGCTCTTGCCGCCTGTAAGCATTATGGTGTTTACGACGTTGAAGGTGGTCGATTCGGAAATAACATAAACCCCACGCCACAAGATCTCTCCGACTATTACATGCCTCCTTTTAAGACTTGCGCCCGAGACGCTAGGGCTAGCGGGGTTATGTGTTCATACAGCAGCGTTAACGGTGTCCCATCTTGCGCCAGCCAGTACTTACTTCAGACATTGCTCCGAGAACATTGGGGATGGTCTGAACCTCACCAGTGGGTCGTCTCAGATTGTGGCGCCATCGAAAACGTCGCCACCAGTCATGGCTATGTCAAGGGTGGTGCCAACGCAGCAGGTGTATCTCTCAATGCTGGAACGGATCTTATGTGCGACGACTTTTATACATACCTCAAAAGCGCTGTCGACGATGGCGTTACTACCGAGCGGACGATTGACAAGTCACTTGCGCGGCTCTATCACTCTTTGCTGCGGGTCGGGTACTTTAACAAACAGTCGCAGTACGCGAGGCTTGGCTGGTCAGATGTCAATACTGCTGAAGCTCAGTCACTTGCCCATGAAGCTGCATGGAAGGGCATGACATTGCTCAAAAACGACGGCACCTTACCCTTGCCAAAGAAAGTTGCTAATGTCGCCGTCATTGGCCCGTGGGCTGATGCTACTAAAGCTATGCAATCGATTTATGCCGGCCCTGCTCCCTACTTGGTTAGCCCTCTAATGGGTATGCAGAAAGAATGGAAGAACGTTCGGTTCGCTCATGGCGCCGATATGTACAGCAGCAACACTGGCGGATTTGATGAGGCGATTAAGCTTGCTAAGTCGTCCGACTACATCATATACTGTGGTGGTTTTGATTCAAAAGTTGAGATTGAGGACCGCGATAGGGGTGATCTTAACTGGCCCGGCGTGCAGCTGGATCTCATATCTCGACTGTCTGCCCTTGGCAAGCCATTGATCGTTGTCCAGTTCGGCGGTGGCCAACTCGACGATTCTACTCTCTTGTCCAATCCCAAGGTCAATGCAATTGTCTGGGCCGGCTACCCCGGACAGGAGGGTGGCAATGCGCTTCGAGATGTGCTGGATGGAACGAAGTCTATTGCGGGCAGACTCCCCGTCACGCAGTACCCCAACGACTACGTGAAGCAACGTAACAAGCTCGATCCTGTGCTGCGGCCACATAAAGAAACTCCCGGGATAACGTACAAATGGTTTGACAAGCCGGTCTTGCCGTTTGGATACGGGAAGCATTACACCTCATTCGGATTTTCCTGGAAGTCTCGTCCAAAGGCCACTTACACTATCTCTAATCTCATAAAAGCTCCGTCTGGTCTAGCCCTTGAGAAGGCTCCTTTTGCGACCGTGTCCATTGACGTGACGAATACTGGCAAAGTCATGTCCGATTATGTTGGCATGCTATTCCTGTCTACCCAAAACGCCGGCCCAAAGCCATACCCATTGAAGAGTCTTGTGGCATATGGCCGCCTACACGATATTAACGCCGGCCAGGCCAAGGCCCTTACCCTGACTATCCCGCTAGGACAACTTGCGCGCGCAgacgagaatggcaacaTGGTTATCTACCCTGGTGACTACGAGCTTCGTCTGGATCTGCCGGAGCTACAAAGTGGTGTTAACAACTTTGCTCCACTAAGATTTCGCCTCACTGGCGGGCCAGCGACGATCGAGACGGTGCCCAGACCGCCTTCAAACCCAGTTGCGTTATCCTACCAGGGTTGTTACCAAGATAACATTCAGTCCCGGCTACTCTCCCACAAGCTCCCTGACCTACGCTCCACGAACACGCCGCAGGNCAGGAATGCGCCAACCGATGTTATGAAGCCAGTTACGCTTTCGCCGGCGTCGAATATGGAAGGTAAGTCCGCTGTGCTTCTCCAAGTGCTGCCAGGCAACAGGCTAACGCTGATGTGCGTCATTAGACAATGTTTTTGCGGAGATTTTACAACTGGACACGTAGCTGTAGAAGAATCTAGGTGCAACTCCAAGTGTCCTGGGAATAATGAAGAATTTTGCGGCGGAGTTAAGTTGTAGGTCTTTTCCCGCTATACTATTAGGCATTGTGATAGTTTACAAGTTGCTAATATTATGCCAGCATCAATGTGTACAAGATCACGCCGTCTACAACGATTCAACCTCCTTCCTGATCTGGCTAGGCTATTACTAATATGTTTGCTGTGGGGTCAGACATAGGTCTCGTCTAATCTTCAACTCTATTCATTCCCTTGTGGCAAACAAGAGagaggttagagattaagactgTTAGCTATTTTACTGCTAGCTATCTGCTATTACGCTCTCAATACAAAACTTCTGTTCTCTACTCTACTTTTTAAGATAATTTAATAAAAGAGGCAAGAAGGGGCCGCAATTGTTAAGCTCTGCTGCTTGCAGGATTCGGCGGATAATTCCTTTGAGAGAATTAGAAAGGGCCATCCCAACCAAGACAACGTTTATCAGGTTTTCTATAGATAAAATTCCAATTGCCTGCTGAAAACACCTGACCAACAAGAAACGTATTACCATGCGAATCCTTACGCAAGCAGGCTTTAGCAAGATCTTCAGCAGCACTATTAAGCTGTTCCTTAGTAATAGATATGTCATAGTTATTCTGCGTAGAGAAGAGCGTGTTAGTTTAACtgccttttttttctctcgTTTTTATAGCGTACCACGCATAATATCTAATAGTATTATAAGAGCTAATAGACTTATCTTTCTGGTTAATAAATAGTGTCTAGCGCTATGGAAACTTACATCGTTGCAAGCATACTGTCCTGGTCCCTCAAAGCATTCCACTAGTGCGCATTGTTTTGCCTTAATAATTGCTGAACGTGGAATTGCAGGGCCGATCCATTCTGATGGCTTCCATTTGTACGGGCCAGGGCCACAAATGACATTATTCCTGACGTAGGGAACTGCTGCTCGCGTGTCAAGACTGTTGGTTTACATTGAATTCAGCGGCGACTTCAGCTTGGAAGGGCGAGGCTGCGGCCTGTCAAGATTCAAGTTGTATCCAAGTCAGTCCAAACGATTCCTGTCTCTTCGAGTAAAAAAGAACATAGCAGGACTTGCCTGGGCTGCCAGAAGAGGCAAGAGAACTAAGCAATTGAGTCGGCAACATGGTTTGatgttgcgtctggtgttAGGGGATTTACACTTGGCGTGTTTAAACGGGAGAATGCAGTAGCAGTACTGGTGTTTTGTTTCGGgactgtgactgtgactgtgactgtgactgtgactgtgactgtTTGGCTTGTGGCATCAAAGACgggaaagagaaagaaaaagagtcGCAGTAATATACCTACTTTTAGTACATGATTATTAGTGAATTACAGGCTTAATGCATGTGTTGCAGTCGGTGAATCCGTTTTCTGATGACTGAGAATCGGTTTTTGGATGTGCAAAACACCC
This window contains:
- a CDS encoding beta-xylosidase (similar to Neosartorya fischeri NRRL 181 XP_001258861.1); the protein is MVKTYLIYSLFAGLPAHVAGANVKLSQPDCSRDPLGSTSVCDTSLSPDQRVAKFISRFTLQQKVDNLFYRAPGVSNLGLPAHRWGCEALHGVAGGEVFFEGRNANFSSATSFPMPILTGAAFDDDLVHRVASVIGKEGRAFANSGHSGFDFWAPNINPFRDPRWGRGMETPGEDAFRVQNYAYSLITGLQGGVNPKEMQALAACKHYGVYDVEGGRFGNNINPTPQDLSDYYMPPFKTCARDARASGVMCSYSSVNGVPSCASQYLLQTLLREHWGWSEPHQWVVSDCGAIENVATSHGYVKGGANAAGVSLNAGTDLMCDDFYTYLKSAVDDGVTTERTIDKSLARLYHSLLRVGYFNKQSQYARLGWSDVNTAEAQSLAHEAAWKGMTLLKNDGTLPLPKKVANVAVIGPWADATKAMQSIYAGPAPYLVSPLMGMQKEWKNVRFAHGADMYSSNTGGFDEAIKLAKSSDYIIYCGGFDSKVEIEDRDRGDLNWPGVQLDLISRLSALGKPLIVVQFGGGQLDDSTLLSNPKVNAIVWAGYPGQEGGNALRDVLDGTKSIAGRLPVTQYPNDYVKQRNKLDPVLRPHKETPGITYKWFDKPVLPFGYGKHYTSFGFSWKSRPKATYTISNLIKAPSGLALEKAPFATVSIDVTNTGKVMSDYVGMLFLSTQNAGPKPYPLKSLVAYGRLHDINAGQAKALTLTIPLGQLARADENGNMVIYPGDYELRLDLPELQSGVNNFAPLRFRLTGGPATIETVPRPPSNPVALSYQGCYQDNIQSRLLSHKLPDLRSTNTPQXRNAPTDVMKPVTLSPASNMEGKSAVLLQVLPGNRLTLMCVIRQCFCGDFTTGHVAVEESRCNSKCPGNNEEFCGGVKL